A genomic region of Gossypium hirsutum isolate 1008001.06 chromosome D01, Gossypium_hirsutum_v2.1, whole genome shotgun sequence contains the following coding sequences:
- the LOC107921647 gene encoding uncharacterized protein has translation MIRTLEKVAGTYSGSRGRGSVTERLRSNGAKFFRGIIRVTPTVAEYWLEAIERAVSLLRDEAYQWWLMVEQGAQPGQGNRSVAEYEAEFLRLNRYARAVVASDYNKCVRFEEGLRYDLRVLIAPQREWVFAVLVHKEKIVEEVKRNGRKRHDSSGIRCLKKQVRFDKPLRPETPTVVIEIQLCSDCGKHHLGECWRKLEAFLRCGSMEHHVRDWPRQPDQRAPGRGAGQTEVHHPTLVYAMRHREDSNDADVIVESVVSANLDLTAENTAREFSMMSPLGIDWLVEYWVSLDCATKRVTLRTDENDEVIMVCEHRDYLSNVISALVADKEFLDVFLEELPGVPLDREVEFSIDLLPGTALVSIAPYRMAPKELIELKKQL, from the exons ATGATTCGAACACTAGAGAAGGTCGCAGGGACCTATTCTGGATCGAGAGGTCGAGGGTCCGTTACTGAAAGACTCCGGTCGAATGGGGCTAAATTTTTCAGGGGCATCATAAGAGTCACTCCTACTGTTGCTGAGTATTGGCTTGAGGCTATTGAGC GTGCAGTGTCCTTACTtcgggatgaggcttatcagtggtggctgatgGTTGAACAGGGTGCTCAGCCTGGACAG GGCAACCGATCTGTGGCGGAATATGAAGCTGAGTTTTTACGACTGAATAGGTATGCACGGGCAGTGGTAGCTTCTGACTACAATAAGTGCGTGAGGTTTGAGGAAGGATTGAGGTATGATCTGCGAGTTCTAATAGCTCCTCAGAGGGAGTGGGTCTTTGCAGTTCTGGTTCACAAGGAAAAGATTGTGGAAGAGGTGAAGCGCAATGGGCGCAAGCGGCATGACTCGAGTGGGATCAGA TGCCTTAAGAAACAGGTGAGGTTTGATAAGCCCCTAAGACCCGAGACACCAACTGTAGTGATTGAGATTCAACTATGCAGTGATTGTGGGAAACACCATCTGGGCGAGTGCTGGAGGAAGTTAGAAGCGTTCCTCCGTTGCGGGTCGATGGAGCATCATGTTAGGGATTGGCCCCGTCAACCAGATCAG agagcaccgggcagaggtgcagGTCAGACTGAGGTTCATCATCCGACACTAGTTTATGCAATGAGACACCGCGAGGATAGCAATGATGCTGATGTTATTGTAG AAAGCGTTGTTTCTGCAAATTTGGATTTAACTGCTGAAAATACTGCTAGAGAGTTTTCTATGATGAGTCCTTTGG GAATCGATTGGCTTGTAGAATATTGGGTCAGTTTAGATTGTGCAACTAAGAGAGTTACTCTTAGGACAGATGAGAATGACGAGGTAATCATGGTTTGTGAGCATCGAGATTACCTCTCTAATGTAATCTCAGCTCTTGTAGCAGACAA GGAATTTTTGGATGTTTTTCTTGAGGAATTACCGGGAGTACCTCTGGATAGAGAGGTGGAATTTAGTATTGATCTGTTACCAGGTACTGCTCTGGTGTCCATTGCACCCTATCgcatggcaccgaaggagctaaTCGAGTTAAAAAAGCAGCTTTAG